From a single Nakaseomyces glabratus chromosome F, complete sequence genomic region:
- a CDS encoding L-methionine (R)-S-oxide reductase (CAGL0F06127g~Protein of unknown function), translating to MSEKHHADYTNFNATDRSEALQLLIDSYEALAMDQRNWVCNLANAASLLWHAYKSLNVNVNWTGFYIRNGEKEQLLLGPFQGKVACQTIDFGRGVCGIAASSQETQLVPDVDKFPGHIACDGETKSEIVVPIVSQSGKTLGVIDLDCLDFEGFTDVDKEYLEKLALAITKSCDF from the coding sequence ATGAGCGAAAAACACCacgcagactacaccaACTTTAATGCCACTGACAGATCCGAGGCTCTTCAGCTTCTGATTGATTCATATGAAGCCCTAGCTATGGACCAAAGGAATTGGGTTTGTAACTTGGCTAATGCTGCTTCATTGCTTTGGCATGCATACAAATCCTTAAACGTCAACGTAAATTGGACGGGGTTTTATATAAGAAATGGTGAAAAAGAGCAACTATTACTGGGACCATTTCAAGGAAAAGTCGCTTGTCAGACAATAGATTTTGGCAGAGGTGTTTGTGGTATTGCTGCAAGTTCACAAGAAACACAGTTAGTACCAGATGTAGACAAATTTCCAGGACACATTGCATGCGATGGTGAGACTAAGAGTGAGATTGTTGTTCCAATTGTGTCTCAGAGCGGTAAAACTCTAGGTGTTATTGATTTAGATTGTCTTGATTTTGAAGGGTTCACTGATGTCGATAAAGAATATCTTGAAAAGCTGGCATTGGCAATTACCAAGAGTTGTGACTTCTAA
- the CSM3 gene encoding Csm3p (CAGL0F06149g~Ortholog(s) have role in DNA repair, DNA replication checkpoint, establishment of mitotic sister chromatid cohesion, maintenance of DNA repeat elements, meiotic chromosome segregation, replication fork arrest, replication fork protection) has protein sequence MDEDDMLMLGVGAEPTQHAEIEDPLTGGVASDPTMINDDPTAVNAKVRRPQVKLTAERLLSPNGLPYVMKHAPKRVRISKSRSTYKNLEHIIQFYQLWAHELFPKAKFKDFVRLCNSLGKTDADLRNYRTELFRADMENQFGDGYRSDKQNPANNSQPVTSTQLPNNDANSNDENNNVENDTNQLITGGQETTRHLFARDEEDDDDSDLYRSVPPPSSIAHESATSNTHAVPTSDTTLPISDNNPKGVTNSDGTVIGISEEDELLAMEEELNNYATQKIEELGDDKDTGIDPGEEEDEDALDAMKELGF, from the coding sequence atggatgaagatgatatGCTAATGCTAGGTGTTGGTGCTGAGCCAACACAACATGCTGAAATAGAAGACCCGCTGACCGGCGGAGTAGCGAGCGATCCAACCATGATTAATGATGATCCTACAGCAGTAAATGCAAAAGTCAGGCGGCCGCAGGTGAAGTTAACAGCAGAAAGACTTCTGAGTCCCAATGGCCTCCCGTATGTTATGAAACATGCGCCCAAACGCGTACGTATCTCAAAGTCAAGGTCCACTTATAAAAATCTGGAACATATTATTCAGTTCTATCAGCTGTGGGCTCACGAATTATTCCCTAAGGCTAAATTTAAAGATTTTGTAAGGCTTTGCAACAGTCTGGGAAAGACAGATGCAGATTTAAGGAACTATAGAACGGAACTTTTTCGCGCTGATATGGAAAATCAGTTTGGTGATGGATATAGAAGTGACAAACAGAATCCCGCTAATAACAGTCAACCAGTAACTAGCACACAACTACCAAATAATGATGCGAATAGTAATGATGAGAATAATAATGTAGAGAACGACACCAATCAACTGATAACGGGTGGCCAAGAAACAACAAGGCACTTATTTGCTagagatgaagaagatgatgatgacagTGATTTATATAGAAGTGTTCCTCCTCCTTCTTCAATAGCTCACGAAAGTGCTACTTCAAACACACATGCTGTTCCAACATCAGACACGACCCTACCTATCTCTGATAATAATCCTAAGGGGGTTACCAATAGTGATGGTACTGTTATTGGCATTTCAGAAGAAGACGAATTGCTTGCTATGGAAGAAGAACTCAATAATTATGCAACACAAAAGATTGAAGAGCTAGGTGACGATAAGGATACTGGGATTGACCCAGgcgaagaagaagatgaggatgCCCTTGATGCAATGAAGGAACTAGGATTTTAG